In Elaeis guineensis isolate ETL-2024a chromosome 1, EG11, whole genome shotgun sequence, a genomic segment contains:
- the LOC109505521 gene encoding uncharacterized protein isoform X2 codes for MLPSIYAEEREKGGDGAENELALCGGGVTDDERARRNGKRRSSSSYKRKAKQALLFPVKKFEKLCHRSSGDGERRKKRTPAPAYDAVPTGCILCFNAPPIPPGSPLRPEDPQKKPASYHDWFPSLLVLFDVGGQIAESCYTSKKTATWMMLSHLLCM; via the exons ATGTTGCCATCCATCTATGCAG aagaaagagaaaaaggtggAGATGGGGCGGAAAACGAGTTGGCCTTATGCGGCGGTGGTGTTACAGACGATGAGAGAGCGAGGAGGAACGGGAAGCGacgatcttcttcttcttacaaGAGGAAGGCGAAGCAGGCGCTCCTCTTCCCCGTGAAGAAATTCGAGAAGCTCTGCCACCGGAGCAGCGGCGACGGTGAGAGGCGCAAGAAGAGAACGCCGGCGCCGGCCTACGACGCTGTCCCCACGGGCTGCATCCTATGCTTCAACGCCCCTCCGATCCCTCCCGGCTCGCCTCTCCGGCCCGAAGATCCCCAGAAGAAGCCCGCCTCTTATCACGACTGG TTTCCTTCTCTTCTGGTATTGTTTGATGTTGGAGGCCAAATAGCAGAAAGCTGTTACACCTCCAAAAAGACTG CAACATGGATGATGCTCTCCCatcttttatgcatgtaa
- the LOC109505521 gene encoding uncharacterized protein isoform X1, producing the protein MSDRGEPPTEEREKGGDGAENELALCGGGVTDDERARRNGKRRSSSSYKRKAKQALLFPVKKFEKLCHRSSGDGERRKKRTPAPAYDAVPTGCILCFNAPPIPPGSPLRPEDPQKKPASYHDWFPSLLVLFDVGGQIAESCYTSKKTATWMMLSHLLCM; encoded by the exons ATGTCTGATCGAGGAGAACCACCcacagaagaaagagaaaaaggtggAGATGGGGCGGAAAACGAGTTGGCCTTATGCGGCGGTGGTGTTACAGACGATGAGAGAGCGAGGAGGAACGGGAAGCGacgatcttcttcttcttacaaGAGGAAGGCGAAGCAGGCGCTCCTCTTCCCCGTGAAGAAATTCGAGAAGCTCTGCCACCGGAGCAGCGGCGACGGTGAGAGGCGCAAGAAGAGAACGCCGGCGCCGGCCTACGACGCTGTCCCCACGGGCTGCATCCTATGCTTCAACGCCCCTCCGATCCCTCCCGGCTCGCCTCTCCGGCCCGAAGATCCCCAGAAGAAGCCCGCCTCTTATCACGACTGG TTTCCTTCTCTTCTGGTATTGTTTGATGTTGGAGGCCAAATAGCAGAAAGCTGTTACACCTCCAAAAAGACTG CAACATGGATGATGCTCTCCCatcttttatgcatgtaa